In Podospora pseudoanserina strain CBS 124.78 chromosome 5, whole genome shotgun sequence, a single window of DNA contains:
- a CDS encoding hypothetical protein (COG:E; CAZy:GH93; EggNog:ENOG503P04N): MAGYLLSKLGFDLKNQADNHNPGNNDDRPPPLPQLHISTEDHFPPSTQGTYPRLCQLSDGSLLKSYTTFGPDRERVLVVSRSVDQARSFEVVGEITRSHGDCDNCFLAELEPGVVLAAFRNHDLSGEDGNKPTWFRITVCRSRDGGRIWEYLSQAVEKGGSDGVWEPFVRIPVGRREEVQLFYSAEAEQGQRQDTMVVVSGDGGETWSEPRRITGEEGLRDGMVGIAGMKDAVSGKEALVMVLETTRCGPGRFSIEAVISYDEGLSWASRQEVYKPSGEGKNAGAPQIGTLAGGEGVAVVFMTDEDGNEGVWPSGAKIKTVLGVGLGNGVINWSREADTVFEEGSSWPGILGVGHGEALVVCETRSRIGGRLLSLDL, encoded by the coding sequence aCTCCACATCTCCACCGAGGACcacttccccccttccacgCAAGGGACCTACCCCCGTCTGTGCCAGCTATCCGAcggctccctcctcaagaGCTACACCACCTTTGGCCCTGACAGGGAGAGAGTCCTGGTTGTATCACGCAGCGTTGACCAAGCTCGTTCGTTCGAAGTCGTGGGGGAAATCACACGCTCCCACGGTGACTGCGACAACTGTTTTCTTGCTGAGCTGGAGCCGGGGGTtgtgttggctgcttttAGGAACCATGATTTGAGCGGTGAAGATGGTAATAAGCCGACCTGGTTCCGGATTACGGTTTGTCGATctcgggatggggggaggatttgggagTATTTGAGCCAGGCGGTGGAGAAAGGGGGCTCGGATGGGGTGTGGGAGCCGTTTGTAAGGATTCCTGTGGGGAGGCGAGAGGAGGTGCAGTTGTTTTATTCGGCCGAGGCGGAGCAGGGGCAGAGGCAGGACACGATGGTGGTTGTTAgtggggatggcggggagaCGTGGTcggagccgaggaggattacgggggaggaggggttgagagatgggatggtgggaaTTGCCGGTATGAAGGATGCAGTTTCTGGCAAAGaggcgctggtgatggtgttggagaCCACAAGGTGTGGGCCTGGGAGGTTTAGCATTGAGGCGGTGATTTCGTACGACGAGGGACTGAGCTGGGCGTCAAGGCAAGAGGTGTACAAGCCATCTGGAGAGGGTAAAAATGCCGGGGCACCGCAGATTGGGACTCTggctggtggggagggtgtggcGGTGGTATTTATGACAGATGAGGATGGGAACGAAGGGGTATGGCCTTCTGgggccaagatcaagactgTGTTaggggttgggttggggaatgGAGTGATCAACTGGAGTCGGGAGGCTGATACTGTTTTCGAGGAGGGGAGTTCATGGCCAGGGATTCTGGGAGTCGGTCACGGGGAGGCGCTGGTGGTCTGCGAGACGAGGAGCAGAATTGGGGGTAggctgttgagcttggatCTCTGA
- a CDS encoding hypothetical protein (COG:O; EggNog:ENOG503PCS7; MEROPS:MER0080922), with product MLLHFAIYTTLFLTVSHGASLPNLSNEHSLDDGDKGGGKRTRDPGYVRMPVSRQKFKSKGKSKRGWHWGPPTDPQNDSPSLKSNQPFKPTHASSSTRPTPTLTRITRSPPTQQSPTLHRRAADRRWGWSNLEELGGIAYIIQLDIGTPPQKVRVFVDTGSYELWVNPRCSTSASDSLCQTFGNYFPSKSNSAMHIGGNFAVTYGTGAVRGSYWSDVMSIAMLQIPQVQFAVAADSNYTFAGILGLGYAYPYSIPYPSVLNLMVSQKMISAPIFSLGLGGDGDGFSEIIFGGVNRWKFAGPLVPVSIWPPVKEQDPRWVQYWVNVTSVGLTKPKEAGKLYTPREGFSMPTLIDTGSTLSYIREDLVAVIGQQFNAEIDTQGNYFVDCKYRDVAGTVDFGFNSGAMVINVRYKDFIYQLYPGRCMLGVQPADYGSTYYVLGDTFIRGAYLVFDQQSDVVWMNQYYNCGDGVVTVGQTPRDTENVVGAC from the exons ATGTTGCTTCACTTCGCCATATACACCACTCTTTTTCTTACAGTTAGTCATGGAGCCAGTCTTCCTAATCTCAGCAATGAACATTCACTCGATGATGGTGACAAGGGCGGAGGGAAGCGTACAAGAGACCCAGGCTATGTGCGCATGCCGGTGTCGAGACAGAAGTTCAAGAGTAAGGGAAAGTCAAAAAGGGGCTGGCATTGGGGACCCCCGACCGACCCTCAGAATGACTCCCCATCTTTGAAGTCAAATCAACCCTTCAAACCTACTCATGCGTCATCATCGACAAGACCAACGCCAACTCTGACTAGAATAACGAgatccccaccaacccagcagtCTCCGACTTTGCATCGCCGAGCAGCAGACAGAAGATGGGGCTGGTCCAATCTTGAAGAACTGGGCGGCATTGCCTACATCATCCAGT TGGACATTGGCACGCCCCCTCAAAAAGTCCGCGTCTTCGTCGACACCGGCTCGTACGAACTCTGGGTCAACCCCCGCTGCAGCACGTCGGCGTCGGATTCCCTCTGCCAGACGTTTGGCAACTACTTCCCATCCAAGTCAAACTCCGCCATGCACATTGGTGGCAACTTTGCCGTCACCTACGGCACAGGGGCAGTGCGAGGAAGCTACTGGAGCGACGTGATGAGTATTGCAA TGCTCCAAATCCCCCAAGTCCAGTTCGCCGTAGCAGCCGACAGCAACTACACCTTCGCCGGCATCCTCGGTTTAGGCTACGCTTACCCCTATTCCATCCCCTACCCCTCCGTCCTCAACCTCATGGTCTCCCAGAAGATGATATCCGCCCCCATCTtcagcctcggcctcggcggcgacggcgacggctTCAGCGAGATTATTTTTGGCGGAGTCAACCGCTGGAAGTTTGCCGGGCCGCTGGTCCCGGTCTCCATTTGGCCTCCGGTCAAAGAGCAGGATCCGAGATGGGTGCAATACTGGGTCAATGTCACCAGCGTCGGGTTGACGAAGCCAAAAGAGGCAGGAAAACTGTACACACCTCGGGAGGGGTTTTCCATGCCGACGTTGATCGACACAGGCTCGACGTTGAGCTACATCCGGGAGGACCTCGTGGCGGTGATAGGGCAGCAGTTCAACGCCGAGATTGACACACAGGGGAATTACTTTGTAGACTGCAAGTACAGGGACGTGGCGGGGACGGTGGACTTTGGGTTCAACAGCGGCGCGATGGTGATCAATGTGCGGTACAAGGATTTCATCTACCAGCTCTACCCGGGCAGGTGCATGCTTGGGGTGCAGCCGGCGGATTATGGGAGCACGTACTATGTGCTGGGAGACACGTTCATCAGGGGTGCTTATT TGGTATTTGATCAGCAATCAGACGTTGTGTGGATGAATCAGTACTATAATTGTGGCGACGGGGTAGTAACAGTGGGACAAACCCCAAGGGATACCGAGAATGTTGTCGGCGCATGCTAG
- a CDS encoding hypothetical protein (COG:L; EggNog:ENOG503P42J): protein MVYNLDKKTDAKVPQQLDGYQAIDEDGAALIGVISALESRPPVKESCFPTQVSGGPAMPLNRNNMAQWWIDGWEKLIIITTSQYVHHHATESMLKWAEKDCWKELSQMLGRYAMYGCEVAFWYVPPEKHWLAQLEEYIKLIKEKNKVAEQLEEEKAKKTREEKKVLEEERKVLGEE from the exons ATGGTGTACAACCTAGACAAGAAAACCGACGCCAAGGTCCCGCAACAGCTCGATGGCTACCAGGCTATTGACGAAGACGGCGCTGCTCTGATCGGTGTCATTTCTGCGCTAGAGTCACGTCCCCCTGTCAAAGAAAGCTGCTTTCCTACGCAAGTGTCAGGAGGGCCTGCGATGCCGTTGAACCGCAACAATATGGCCCAATGGTGGATCGATGGTTGGGAGaaactcatcatcatcacgacGTCCCAGTACGTCCATCACCACGCTACTGAGTCTATGCTGAAATGGGCTGAAAAAG ATTGCTGGAAGGAGTTGTCGCAGATGTTGGGTCGCTATGCAATGTACGGCTGTGAGGTTGCCTTTTGGTATGTACCTCCTGAAAAGCATTGGCTGGCTCAGCTGGAGGAGTACATAAAACTCATAAAGGAGAAAAATAAGGTGGCGGAACAGttagaagaggagaaggcaaagaagacaagggaagagaagaaagtattggaggaggaaaggaaagTATTGGGGGAGGAATAG
- a CDS encoding hypothetical protein (EggNog:ENOG503P4ZS): protein MAPVYADHPFPLIQTPVFAAKQDPHAKVDSFDRAASEMANAHNLMIRGLNSIYLQAPHITAPDVKPFCRYIAAFTNLIHVHHHGEETHFFPEVERLSGVEGIMETNVHQHGVFKKGLHDLEDYINGVLADKQEYDGKRVVQMIDVFGRSLVEHLRDEIPTLQRLREVDGEGRKMAESIERIMGEEGESSMKALGMPGMLWCFANLDIHFEDDIWLDWPAAPGPVKFLYRNVFWWVYTDLRKFGSVDRNGKLRALYAVPKSE from the exons ATGGCACCAGTCTATGCAGACCACCCATTCCCCCTTATCCAGACTCCTGTGTTTGCAGCGAAACAAGACCCGCATGCAAAG GTGGACAGCTTCGACCGTGCCGCCTCGGAAATGGCCAACGCGCACAATCTCATGATCCGCGGCCTTAATTCCATCTATCTTCAAGCTCCACACATCACAGCTCCCGACGTAAAACCCTTTTGCCGGTACATTGCGGCTTTCACCAACCTGATTCacgtccaccaccacggcgaGGAGACACATTTCTTTCCAGAGGTAGAGAGGTtgtcgggggtggagggaatCATGGAGACGAATGTCCATCAACACGGCGTGTTCAAGAAAGGGCTACACGATCTGGAAGATTACATCAATGGTGTTCTGGCGGATAAACAGGAGTATGACGGTAAGAGGGTAGTGCAAATGATTGATGTATTTGGGAGAAGTCTCGTTGAGCATCTGCGGGATGAAATCCCTACGTTGCAGAGGTTGAGAGAggtggatggagaggggagaaAGATGGCGGAGTCGATTGAGAGGATcatgggggaggaaggggagagtTCGATG AAAGCACTTGGAATGCCTGGCatgttgtggtgttttgCCAATCTGGACATCCACTTCGAGGACGATATATGGCTGGACTGGCCTGCTGCACCGGGCCCTGTCAAGTTTCTGTATCGGAATGTGTTCTGGTGGGTTTATACTGATCTTAGGAAGTTTGGATCAGTTGACAGGAACGGCAAGCTGAGGGCTCTATATGCTGTTCCCAAGTCAGAATAA
- the OPT6 gene encoding oligopeptide transporter 6 (EggNog:ENOG503NUA6; COG:T): MAGKPEAVDPDGIGIISSHETRSSDRGPEKTPAKPYEMETHDGQEPDNITDQIPHSLLEELAPNGEYEHILSKINAMSTEEALAIIRESLTFHADDWNFPTVMRTRMQRLMKESPKEYGDFYERDLRIDAVMMRWSSPYPGVRAVAELTDNDSTPVETIRAYFLGISWAVIGTFMATFFNSRFPSITLSGSVIQILLYPCAKALEYVLPDWGFTVFGTRHSLNPGPWTFKEQMFATITYNIAIYTTNSYGMILVQKMPIFYGQSFVNYGYQLMLTLFVQLMGMGFAGYLRRFSVYPVKALWPTILPTIAMNRALTRPEPKENIHGWTISRYNFFYVCTVSMAIYYWLPGYLFTALSTFNWMTWIAPENLTLAILTGSSLGLGLFNPITTFDWNIATSSFAALANPFFATATEWCSAWLGAAVILAIFYNNMNHSAYLPINSSSAFANDGKPYRVQNVISADNKLDEQKYQAYSPPFYSAGYILTVGANFAFYPVYFLYIMVNQWTTVGKAYVDFYQGLRRGKGNYEGAMDVHSRLMSRYPEVPDWWFIFILVAAIVVSVIFLRIYPLETPVWLVFLMIGINIIFAVPLSLLSATTGTNLGLGSLIQVLTGYLLPGNPNAFLFAQTLGSWALAGYGDNYVQDQKMAHYVKIPPRAVFRSQIGTIIITCFVAVSTQNFIMENVKGLCEPDQPSRFTCAADGAPLYASSLMWGLLGSERMFGAMYPMFKWCFLIGTGIAVVFLVGQGYGPKYLPGIKERLRGRLRPRTFAQLDRTIFPFVASLLWLNPVLIIHGFQHWAPSNLSYKTPGFILSFIFMYLLPKYRLAWWEKYNYVLSASLTAGVAISALIMFFAVGYHPVKLDWWGNRVSHAGMDGKSVGILPIPEKGYFGPERGQFP, from the exons ATGGCAGGAAAACCCGAGGCTGTCGATCCTGACGGGATCGGAATCATCTCGAGCCACGAAACGAGGTCATCCGATCGAGGCCCTGAAAAAACACCTGCCAAGCCCTATGAAATGGAAACACACGATGGCCAGGAGCCAGACAACATCACGGACCAGATCCCGCACTCTCTGCTCGAGGAATTGGCACCAAATGGCGAATACGAGcacatcctctccaaaatcaACGCCATGTCAACGGAAGAGGCCCTAGCCATCATCCGCGAATCGCTTACTTTCCACGCCGATGACTGGAACTTTCCCACTGTCATGCGGACAAGAATGCAGAGACTGATGAAAGAGAGCCCGAAAGAGTACGGCGACTTTTATGAGCGAGATCTCAGAATCGATGCTGTCATGATGCGCTGGTCCAGCCCCTATCCGGGGGTTAGAGCTGTGGCTGAACTGACTGACAATGACTCCACCCCCGTAGAGACCATTAGGGCTTACTTTCTGGGTATATCGTGGGCTGTGATTGGGACCTTTATGGCCACGTTTTTCAACTCGAGATTTCCGAGCATCA CTCTTAGTGGGAGTGTTATTCAGATTCTTTTGTACCCGTGTGCAAAGGCCCTTGAGTATGTCCTTCCGGACTGGGGATTCACGGTGTTTGGGACGAGACACTCGCTCAATCCGGGGCCGTGGACGTTCAAAGAGCAAATGTTTGCGACGATTACCTACAACATCGCTATTTACACCACCAACTCGTATGGGATG ATCCTCGTCCAGAAGATGCCCATTTTCTACGGCCAGAGCTTTGTCAACTATGGCTACCAGCTCATGCTGACCCTGTTCGTTCAGCTCATGGGGATGGGCTTTGCAGGATATCTCCGCCGGTTCTCAGTATATCCTGTCAAAGCCCTCTGGCCCACCATCCTTCCCACCATTGCCATGAATCGAGCATTGACCAGGCCAGAGCCCAAAGAGAACATTCACGGTTGGACCATATCCCGGTACAACTTCTTCTACGTCTGCACGGTATCCATGGCGATCTACTACTGGCTGCCGGGTTATCTTTTCacagccctctccaccttcaaCTGGATGACCTGGATTGCTCCCGAGAACTTGACCTTGGCCATTTTGACTGGCTCATCTCTTGGGTTAGGTCTCTTTAACCCAATCACCACTTTTGACTGGAACATTGCTACATCTTCCTttgccgccctcgccaaccctTTCTTCGCCACAGCAACTGAATGGTGCTCCGCTTGGCTCGGAGCGGCAGTCATCCTGGCCATCTTTTACAACAACATGAATCACTCTGCctacctccccatcaactcCAGCTCGGCCTTTGCCAACGATGGGAAACCGTACCGTGTGCAGAATGTCATCTCAGCAGACAACAAGCTCGACGAGCAGAAGTACCAAGCCTACTCCCCGCCGTTCTACTCTGCCGGATACATCCTGACTGTCGGAGCCAACTTCGCGTTTTACCCAGTGTATTTCTTGTACATCATGGTCAACCAGTGGACGACGGTGGGCAAGGCCTATGTTGACTTTTACCAGgggctgaggagggggaaagggaacTATGAAGGGGCGATGGATGTCCATTCGAGGCTGATGAGCCGGTACCCCGAGGTGCCGGACTGGTGGTTCATCTTCATTTTGGTGGCGGCCATTGTCGTGTCGGTGATTTTCTTGAGGATATATCCACTGGAGACACCTGTGTGGCTTGTTTTCCTCATGATaggcatcaacatcatctttgCCGTCCCGCTATCTTTGTTGTCGGCCACCACGGGGACCAACCTGGGGCTTGGGAGTCTGATACAGGTGCTGACGGGGTATCTTCTGCCCGGGAACCCCAATGCTTTCTTGTTTGCGCAAACCTTGGGCAGCTGGGCGTTGGCCGGTTACGGAGACAACTATGTGCAAGATCAAAAGATGGCCCACTATGTCAAGATCCCCCCGAGGGCCGTGTTTAGGAGCCAGATTGGGAcgatcatcatcacctgctTTGTTGCGGTTTCGACCCAAAACTTCATCATGGAGAACGTGAAGGGCTTGTGCGAGCCGGACCAGCCGAGCAGGTTCACCTGTGCTGCTGACGGTGCACCGCTGTATGCCAGCAGCTTGATGTGGGGATTGCTGGGCAGCGAGAGGATGTTTGGTGCCATGTATCCGATGTTCAAGTGGTGCTTCTTGATCGGGACGGGCATCGCGGTAGTGTTTCTGGTCGGGCAGGGATACGGGCCGAAATACCTGCCGGGCATCAAAGAAAGACTGCGGGGAAGACTGAGACCAAGGACATTTGCGCAGCTTGACAGGACAATCTTTCCTTTCGTGGCCAGTCTGTTGTGGTTGAACCCCGTGTTGATCATCCACGGATTCCAACACTGGGCGCCATCCAACCTGAGCTACAAGACGCCCGGGTTCATCCTGAGTTTCATTTTCATGTACCTGCTGCCAAAATACCGGCTGGCATGGTGGGAAAAGTACAATTACGTGCTTTCTGCCTCGTTGACGGCAGGCGTCGCCATCAGCGCCCTCATCATGTTCTTTGCTGTGGGATACCACCCCGTGAAGCTGGATTGGTGGGGGAATCGGGTCAGCCACGCCGGCATGGACGGGAAGAGTGTGGGGATCCTGCCGATTCCCGAGAAGGGGTACTTTGGACCGGAGCGGGGCCAGTTCCCGTAG
- a CDS encoding hypothetical protein (COG:P; EggNog:ENOG503NU1M), whose amino-acid sequence MGTENDLDVEGQTEPPIRGLKSSKNTSASASSPTLAGTVRTAGTVSADSTPTLPGFTPESAHTLTVPDVTSLLETDSQNGLDNTEAARRLQQYGPNKVEGAKGLSLWTILLRQVSNSLTLVLVITMILSFAIDDHIEGGVIAAVILLNIVVGFVQDYRAEQTIQALYALSAPTCKVVRSGQTESIKAELLVPGDLVRLGVGDVVPADLRLVSSINLSTDEALLTGESLPVSKHAELILKDRDVPLGDRTNMVYSASTVTRGRAMGLVTATAMNTEVGKIAELLRTTRGKTVDEDSSMVKKIWTKFRNGLRVILGLDGTPLQVTLSKFALLLFGLAIMLAIIVFSVSKFNIDDEVLIYGICVAVAVIPESLIAVLTIATALGTRAMAKGNVVIRKLAALEAVGGVTNVCSDKTGTLTQGKMVAKSVWLADGTEITIQNTNHPFDPTSGDVRVGDVDWVLSEKERKTPAQLTSFLETVALCNNSAVTKADAAGPYTAIGEPTEIALQVLAMRFDSGKPQLTAGGSHGLLAEYPFDSSCKRMTVVCRADGSDDADSASAYAYTKGAIEAILPLMNASDALKAEIVTRAEALAALGLRVLCVARKPVDASLFSVGPKEGSEQSNNGLPERNTVECDLVFLGLAGLYDPPRVESAAAVAKCKEAGITVHMLTGDHVKTATAIAYEIGILSRDPSAAASSPNSIMVASAFDALTEAEIDAMPSLPLVLARCSPTTKVRMVEAMHRRKAFCVMTGDGVNDSPALKISDVGIAMGLNGSDVAKEAADMVLTDDNFASIVTAVEEGRRLFDNIQKFLLHLLISNIAQVILLLIGLAFKDNKGVSVFPLSPLEILWANLVTSSFLALGLGLEDAQPDVMQRPPHDLAVGIFTKELIIDKFVYGTAMGGLCLAAFTSVAYGVSGPDGLGELCNSDYSPACDLAFRARATTFATLTFLLLVTAWESKHFTRSLFNMHPEKYSGPLSVFKTIWQNKFLFGAVSAGFVICFPLVYLPVVNRTVFKHEAITWEWGIVAACVAAYILIVEAWKAGKRRRLGGVRNKKAVVGVEAA is encoded by the exons ATGGGGACAGAGAACGACCTTGACGTCGAGGGCCAGACGGAACCTCCTATACGTGGCCTAAAGAGTTCCAAAAACACTTCCGCTTCGGCgtcatcccccaccctcgccggcaCCGTCCGTACTGCCGGCACCGTCTCCGCTGACAGCACCCCGACTCTCCCGGGCTTCACCCCCGAGTCGGCTCATACCCTCACCGTCCCCGATGTCACCTCTCTCCTCGAGACCGACAGCCA AAATGGACTCGACAATACCGAGGCTGCCCGTCGCCTGCAGCAGTATGGCCCTAACAAGGTTGAGGGTGCTAAGGGGCTATCCCTGTGGACGATTCTCCTAAGACAGGTGTCCAATAGTTTGACActtgtcctcgtcatcaccatGATCCTCTCCTTTGCCATCGACGACCACATCGAGGGCGGCGTCATTGCCGCCGTCATTTTGCTGAACATCGTCGTTGGCTTTGTCCAGGATTATCGTGCCGAGCAGACCATTCAGGCTCTATATGCCTTGTCTGCGCCCACGTGCAAGGTTGTCCGGTCCGGCCAGACCGAGTCTATCAAGGCCGAGCTTTTGGTTCCCGGTGACCTTGTCCGCCTCGGCGTTGGAGATGTCGTCCCGGCAGATCTGCGCCTCGTAAGCAGCATCAACTTGTCCACCGATGAGGCACTGCTGACGGGCGAATCTCTCCCCGTCAGCAAGCATGCCGAGCTCATCCTCAAGGACCGTGATGTTCCTCTTGGTGACCGCACCAACATGGTGTACTCGGCCAGCACTGTCACCCGCGGCCGCGCCATGGGTCTTGTTACTGCCACGGCCATGAACACAGAGGTCGGCAAGATTGCCGAGCTCCTTCGGACCACCAGGGGCAAGACTGTCGATGAGGACAGCAGCATGGTCAAGAAGATCTGGACGAAATTCCGGAACGGCTTGCGTGTtatcctcggcctcgacggcACCCCTCTCCAGGTCACGCTGAGCAAGtttgctcttctccttttcggTCTCGCCATCATGCTGGCCATCATTGTCTTCTCTGTCAGCAAGTTCAACATCGACGATGAGGTCCTCATCTACGGAATCTGCGTGGCTGTTGCCGTCATTCCCGAATCTCTCATTGCTGTGCTCACCATTGCCACGGCCCTCGGCACTCGTGCCATGGCCAAGGGCAATGTAGTGATTCGCAagctcgccgccctcgaggcCGTGGGCGGAGTGACCAACGTGTGCTCGGACAAGACGGGCACACTGACGCAGGGCAAGATGGTGGCCAAGAGCGTCTGGCTGGCTGACGGCACCGAGATCACCAttcaaaacaccaaccacccctttGACCCCACGAGCGGAGACGTCCGCGTGGGTGACGTTGACTGGGTCCTCtccgagaaggagaggaagacgCCCGCTCAGCTTACCTCATTCCTCGAGACAGTCGCCCTGTGCAACAACTCGGCCGTCACCAAGGCTGACGCCGCTGGCCCCTACACGGCCATCGGTGAGCCCACCGAGATCGCGCTGCAGGTTCTTGCCATGAGATTCGACTCTGGCAAGCCTCAGCTCACGGCGGGGGGCAGCCACGGATTGTTGGCCGAGTACCCCTTCGACTCGTCGTGCAAGAGAATGACGGTCGTCTGCCGCGCCGACGGCTCAGACGACGCAGACAGCGCCTCTGCATACGCTTACACTAAGGGTGCCATCGAGGCCATCCTGCCTCTGATGAACGCCTCGGACGCGCTCAAGGCCGAGATTGTCACCAGAGCCGAGGCTTTGGCAGCACTAGGTCTCCGTGTTCTCTGCGTCGCTCGGAAACCCGTCGACGCCTCGCTTTTCTCTGTCGGGCCCAAAGAGGGCTCGGAACAGAGCAACAACGGTCTCCCCGAGAGAAACACGGTCGAGTGCGATCTCGTCTTCTTGGGTCTGGCTGGTCTCTATGATCCTCCTCGTGTCGAGTCGGCTGCCGCGGTGGCCAAGTGCAAGGAAGCAGGCATCACGGTCCACATGCTTACTGGCGACCACGTCaagaccgccaccgccatcgcctACGAGATCGGCATCTTGTCTCGGGACCCTTCTGCGGCGGCTTCATCTCCCAACAGCATCATGGTTGCCAGCGCATTTGACGCCCTGACCGAAGCCGAAATCGACGCCATGCCTTCTTTGCCCCTGGTCCTTGCCAGATGCAGTCCTACCACCAAGGTCAGGATGGTGGAAGCCATGCATCGTCGCAAGGCCTTTTGTGTCATGACCGGTGATGGTGTCAACGACTCCCCCGCCCTCAAGATCAGTGATGTTGGCATTGCCATGGGTCTGAACGGCAGTGACGTGGCCAAGGAAGCGGCCGACATGGTTCTCACGGACGATAACTTTGCCAGTATCGTCACTGCCGTGGAGGAAGGCCGTCGTCTTTTTGACAATATTCAAAAG ttcctcctccatctACTCATTTCCAACATCGCCCAGGTCATCCTACTTCTCATCGGTCTCGCCTTCAAAGACAACAAGGGCGTCTCTGTCTTCCCCTTGTCGCCGCTGGAAATCCTCTGGGCCAACCTCGTCACgtcttccttcttggccctcggcctcggcctgGAAGATGCCCAGCCGGATGTCATGCAGCGCCCGCCCCACGACCTGGCCGTCGGCATCTTCACCAAGGAGCTCATCATTGACAAATTCGTCTACGGCACCGCCATGGGCGGGCTCTGTCTCGCAGCCTTCACCTCGGTGGCCTACGGCGTCTCTGGCCCCGACGGTCTGGGCGAGCTGTGCAACTCGGACTACTCGCCCGCTTGCGACCTTGCCTTTAGAGCCAGAGCCACCACCTTTGCCACCTTGACGTTCCTGCTGCTGGTCACTGCTTGGGAGTCGAAGCACTTCACCCGATCGCTCTTCAACATGCACCCAGAAAAGTATTCCGGTCCGTTGTCGGTGTTCAAGACCATCTGGCAGAACAAGTTCCTGTTCGGAGCCGTGTCCGCTGGCTTCGTCATTTGCTTCCCGCTCGTCTACCTCCCCGTCGTGAACCGGACCGTGTTCAAGCATGAGGCCATCACTTGGGAGTGGGGCATCGTGGCTGCTTGTGTGGCGGCCTACATCTTGATTGTTGAGGCGTGGAAGGctggaaagaggaggagattggggggGGTGCGGAACAAGAAGGCCGTGGTAGGGGTTGAGGCTGCCTGA
- a CDS encoding hypothetical protein (EggNog:ENOG503PBEX; COG:S), which produces MANDAENNKLTATAPDTNPATPADAAPTSPAKEPSSASSPTATTFPPARDDAPVSTAAVVTIAEAEELQPDDSDEVDSVFDDGDSAIASLHSSTTSLRDELILQVKEHGRQYQGYLEAKYVLPMDEQELERLDFQCHLVWLTLDKQHSTAPIQNIQRALDVGCGTGIWAIEFADEHPEAEVLGVDLAPVQPQCVPPNLIFEVDDLEQPWNFTQRFDYIHCQLMIGAFQDWPKFFRQSREFLAGPNSYTEVHDIDFFIRCDDGTLPPDSPLAKWHELMHDAANKAGFPLDAINRVPDMMAEAGYVDIVARQVKWPINTWPRDPKHKELGKWAHENFSWGCESMSLALFTRVLRWSADEVRIFMASVRKDLRDRRLHAYWNFWVVYGRRG; this is translated from the exons ATGGCCAACGATGCGGAGAACAACAAGCTAACAGCAACGGCCCCCGACACAAACCCCGCCACACCTGCCGACGCCGCCCCGACCAGTCCCGCAAAAGAGCCATCATCGGCTTCGAGCCCAACGGCAACCACCTTCCCACCGGCTCGGGACGATGCGCCCGTGagcaccgccgccgttgtcACCATTGCCGAGGCAGAGGAGCTCCAACCAGAT GACTCAGATGAGGTTGACTCCGTTTTTGATGACGGAGATTCCGCCATTGCCAGTCTTCACTCATCCACCACTTCTCTTCGCGACGAATTGATCCTGCAGGTTAAGGAACATGGCAGGCAATACCAGGGTTACCTGGAAGCGA AATATGTCCTTCCAATGGACGAG CAAGAGCTAGAGCGATTGG ACTTCCAATGTCACTTGGTCTGGCTCACCCTGGACAAGCAGCACAGCACTGCCCCTATTCAAAACATTCAACGGGCCCTGGATGTGGGATGTGGCACAGGCATCTGGGCGATAGAGTTCG CTGATGAGCATCCCGAAGCAGAGGTGCTCGGCGTTGACCTTGCTCCGGTGCAGCCTCAGTGcgtccccccaaacctcatCTTTGAAGTCGACGACCTCGAGCAACCGTGGAACTTCACCCAGCGCTTCGACTACATCCACTGCCAGCTCATGATCGGCGCCTTCCAGGACTGGCCCAAATTCTTCCGCCAGTCTCGCGAGTTCCTTGCCGGCCCCAACAGCTACACCGAGGTTCACGACATCGACTTCTTCATCCGCTGCGACGACGgcaccctccctcccgacTCACCCCTGGCGAAGTGGCACGAGCTGATGCACGATGCCGCCAACAAAGCTGGGTTTCCCCTGGACGCCATCAACAGAGTGCCGGACATGATGGCCGAGGCAGGGTACGTGGACATCGTGGCCAGGCAGGTCAAGTGGCCGATCAACACATGGCCTAGAGATCCAAAGCACAAGGAGCTGGGGAAGTGGGCCCACGAGAATTTCAGCTGGGGGTGTGAGAGCATGAGCTTGGCTCTGTTTACCAGGGTGCTTAGATGGTCGGCGGATGAGGTGAGGATCTTTATGGCCTCGGTCAGAAAAGATTTGAGGGATAGGAGGTTGCACGCTTATTGGAATTTCTGGGTCGTGTACGGACGGAGGGGTTAG